In the Candidatus Cloacimonadota bacterium genome, AACTGATTTAGAGTTATCTCTTTCATTAACATGAAGTTGAGCACCTAATGTTGCCCAAGGTGTTTTTCCTCTGCTTTTTAGTTTTTGATCATAACCTTTTTTTATCGCAATTCCCCATATTTCATTTGCCGTCAATGGTTTCTTTATTTCTTCTAAAACCGTTTTTGCTAATTCTAAAAAAGTCATCGTTTTATCCTCTTTTATGTATTTTCCTTTTAATCTCCCTTTTAAAGGGAGAACTAAAGAGGGTTTAGAGAATGGATTAGGGATTGAGGTTTACATTATTCCTTTATAAAATCCGCCATCGATCTGAAGAGCAACTCCGGTTATATAACCTGCTCCTTCGGAAGCGAGGAAAGTAACTGTTTGAGCGAATTCTGCGGTTGTTCCGATCCGATTCATGGGAATTTGTTTTTCGATGCTCTGATAAAAATCTTCTATTGTACCCTTTCCGGATTCTTCGAATGATTTTGCTAAGTTCTCTACTCTTTCGGTTTTTGTGTAGCCGGGACAAACGGAATTTACGGTAATTCCAAATTCTGCAACATTGTTGGAAAGAGTTTTGGAAAATCCTAAAACACCGGAACGAGCAGTGTTGGAGAGGATCAGCGAATCGATAGGTTGTTTGGCAGCAATCGAAGTAATGTTGATGATCCTTCCCCAATTTTGTTTTTTCATAAAGGGAATAACAGAATTGCACAGATTAATGGTGCTTAATAGGTTGAGTTCGAGAGCATTTTGATAATCTTCCAACGAAAAATCATCTGGATTTCCAGCAGGAGGTCCTCCAGCATTACAAACTAAAATATGAAGGTTTCCAAATTCCCTGATAATTGAGTTTATCAGCTTCTTAATCTGCTCCGGTTTGGTTACATCACAAACATACGATTTTACGAATCCATTTGTCTCATCAATGATTTCTTTTTCAGCTTTTTCCAGATTGGCTTTATCTCTCGAACAGATAACGACTTTCGAGCCTTCCTTCGCAAGCTGGATTGCTACTGATTTTCCTAAACCTTTACTGGCTGCGGTAACTAACGCTATTTTACCTTTTATTTTTAGATCCAAAAAATATCTCCAATCTTACTAAAATAAGACCTTACGGATGGTCGAAGAATGAGACCTCCGTAATGATCGGCATGAAACGAGAAAATTTAACAACCATTGCGAAGGTCATGACCATTCGCAAGGTTTCTGCTCGAAAACTATTTCACAATTGCTGAAGGAATATTCGGACTTTCTGGATTAACATCGACTGTTTGTTTCAGCGGGATCAAAACCAGATCCATATCTTCCATTGGAACTGCTCCCATCAGAACTTCATCTCCTAAAACGAATGCTCCTGTGTAACATGATCTATTTTTAAAACTGATTTTAACAGGTCCGACATAAGGGACTAAATGCTTTTTCCCATCAGCAGTTGTAACTTCTCTTTTTTCGAGTTCTTCAAGTTCGAGTTGAATATTGATATGCTCAGGAATACATAAAGTTGCTGCTTCTGTATCGACAAGAGCTTTAACTTTAATTTTCTCGATACTCTTCAAGACGGGATTTGATAAATCTAAATCTGTATAAATAAGTCCCATTTTATATTTTCCTTAATAAACATTTTTCGATTCTTTAACAAGGGATAAATCGAAACTAAAAAAAAATATCTTCACCCAAGAATAGACTGCTTGTTAGCTTCAATCATCGTTCATCCTTATACAAATGTTTAACGATGTCCTAACAAATCGAACTAGTTTATTGAGCCAGCAAACACCCAACAGCAATCGAGTAAAGCTTCGTCTTTTCACTGTCTCCGCGGGAAGAAAGCATACAGGGGGCGATCGTTCCGGCAATATAACTGGCAGCTTCAGCATGGATAAGTTTGGTTAGTGTTTTATAGAAAATATTGGAAGCTTCCAATTGCGGAAAGACAAGACAATCAGCATCTCCGGCAACTTTACTGTTAATTCCTTTAACCATCACACTGTCTTTATCGATAGCAACATCGAGAGCAAGAGGACCATCTATTTCTGCATTTTTTATCTGTCCTCGATCTCCCATTTTGGCAATGATAGCAGCATCCGCAGTCGAGTCAAAAAGAGGATTAGATTTTTCCGTAAATGATAAAATCGCTACTTTCGGAATTTTGATTCCCATATTATGAGCAGTATCCACCAGATAATTGGTAATTGCTATCTTTTGCTGGATTGTAGGCAGAGGGATAAAGGCAGCATCGCTGATCAGCAGCAGTTTATGATAAGTCGAGATTTCGAAAATCGTTACATGCGCCAGAACAGCTTTTGGTTTCATTAAACCGTTTTTTTTATCGATAATACATTTGATATAATTATCGGAAGTGATCAGTCCTTTCATCAAAATATCAGCTTTCTTTTTCTTGATCAATTCAACTGCTTTATTGCCTGATCTTAATTCATCAGGAACATGAACGATTTTGAACAACTTGTGGTCTATCTTGATCTTTTTACACAATTTTTT is a window encoding:
- a CDS encoding SDR family oxidoreductase; this encodes MDLKIKGKIALVTAASKGLGKSVAIQLAKEGSKVVICSRDKANLEKAEKEIIDETNGFVKSYVCDVTKPEQIKKLINSIIREFGNLHILVCNAGGPPAGNPDDFSLEDYQNALELNLLSTINLCNSVIPFMKKQNWGRIINITSIAAKQPIDSLILSNTARSGVLGFSKTLSNNVAEFGITVNSVCPGYTKTERVENLAKSFEESGKGTIEDFYQSIEKQIPMNRIGTTAEFAQTVTFLASEGAGYITGVALQIDGGFYKGIM
- a CDS encoding clan AA aspartic protease, translating into MGLIYTDLDLSNPVLKSIEKIKVKALVDTEAATLCIPEHINIQLELEELEKREVTTADGKKHLVPYVGPVKISFKNRSCYTGAFVLGDEVLMGAVPMEDMDLVLIPLKQTVDVNPESPNIPSAIVK
- a CDS encoding phosphate butyryltransferase; this encodes MAINKLDDIIELAKKRLKNKSKKRVVVAYAHDENSIKSVYDAYKMGLIDATLVGDDNIIKKLCKKIKIDHKLFKIVHVPDELRSGNKAVELIKKKKADILMKGLITSDNYIKCIIDKKNGLMKPKAVLAHVTIFEISTYHKLLLISDAAFIPLPTIQQKIAITNYLVDTAHNMGIKIPKVAILSFTEKSNPLFDSTADAAIIAKMGDRGQIKNAEIDGPLALDVAIDKDSVMVKGINSKVAGDADCLVFPQLEASNIFYKTLTKLIHAEAASYIAGTIAPCMLSSRGDSEKTKLYSIAVGCLLAQ